Within Thermus sp. CCB_US3_UF1, the genomic segment GCGGACATGGTGCGCCTCATGCCCTACCTGGACGTGGTGGTGCTGGGAAGCGGGGACGGGGATTTCGTGGAGATCCTCGAGGTCCTCATGGAGCGGGGGATCCGGGTGGAGGTGGTGGCCTTCCGGGAGACCACCTCCCAGAAGCTCATCGACGCCGTGGACCGCTTCGTTCACCTGCCGGAGATCCCCAACCCCTTCATGGAGCCCAAGGGCGGGGAGCGATGAGCCTGGAAGCCTACGATTACCCCCTGCCCCCGGAGCTCATCGCCCAGGAGGGAGTGGAGCCCCGGGACCTGGCCCGGCTCATGGTGGTCCACCGGGAGGGCCCTTTTCGGGCCCAGCACGCCCGGGTGCGGGACCTGCCCCTTTTCCTGCGCCCGGGGGACGTGCTGGTCTTCAACGAGAGCAAGGTGATCCCGGCCCGGCTCCTGGGGCAAAGGCCCACGGGGGGCAAGGTGGAGGTCCTCTTGGTGCGGGAAAAGGCCCCGGGCCTCTGGGAAGCCCTTTTGGGCCCGGCCCGCAAGGCCCCTCCCGGGACCCGGCTCCGCTTCCTCTCTCCCAAGGACCTCCGCCCGGTGGCGGACCTCGAGGCCGAGGTGGTGGGGGTGGAGCCCGACGGGGTGCGGCTTTTGCGCTTCCAGGGCGACCTCATGGCCCACCTGGAGGCGGTGGGGGAGGTGCCCCTGCCCCCCTACATCAAGGCCCGGGTGCCCCTGGAGCGCTACCAGACCGTCTACGCCAGGCGCCCGGGCTCCGTGGCCGCCCCCACCGCCGGCCTCCACTTCACCCCCGAGCTCCTGGAGCGCCTCAAGGCCATGGGGGTGGAGCTTCGCTTCCTCACCCTGCACGTGGGCCCCGGCACCTTCCGCCCCGTGAAAGGCGACGTGGAGAAGCACGAGATGCACGCCGAACCCTTTGAGATCCCCGAGGAGACCGCCTTGGCCCTCAACCGGGCCCGGGCCGAGGGGCGGCGGGTGGTGGCCGTGGGCACCACCGTGGTCCGGGCCCTGGAGAGCGCCTTCCGGGAGGGGGAGGGGGTGGTGCCGGGGGCGGGGGAGACGCGCCTTTTCATCCGCCCCCCCTACGCTTTCCGGGCCGTGGACGCCCTTTTCACCAACTTCCACCTCCCCAGGTCCACCCTGCTCATGCTGGTGGCGGCCTTCCTGGGCTACGAGAAGACCATGGCCGCTTACCGCCTGGCCGTGGCCGAGCGCTACCGCTTTTACTCCTTGGGGGATGCCATGCTCATCCTGTAGAAGGCCCAGGGCTAGGGGTCCTGGGCCTCCTGCAGGGCCTCCAACCAGGCCTGGGCGCTTTCCGGACCCTCCACCCGGGGGGCCCGTTCCCGGGGGAACCAGGACAGGAGGGGGGTAAGGTCTTCCCCGGCCAGGGCCTCGAGGCTGGGGGCCAGGAGGAGCTTATGGTCCCCGTCCGCCAGCCAGAGGAGGCCCACCACCAGCCCCTCGGCCTCGGTGCCTGGGGGCAGGGGAGGCCCCAGGAAAACGGCGTCCACCTCCTCCCCGTCCGCCGGGTTCAGGAGGCCGGGCAGAAGGCCGTAGTTCACCGGGGCCGGCCGGTCCCGCCCCACCTCTAGAAGCCGCCCATCCTTCCAAGCGAAGCGCACCGGGCTTCCCCGGCTCCATTCCACCACCATGCGCAGCCGCTTCATCCCAGGTTCAGCAGGAACCGGGCCAGGCTCAGGTAGATGAGGAGGCCCGTTACGTCGGTGAGGGTGGCGATCAGGGGGTTGGAGAGGAGGGCGGGGTCCACCCCCAGGCGGCGAAGGGCGAAGGGGAGGAGGGCCCCCACCAGGTTGGCGAAGAGGACGATGAGGAAAAGGGCCAGGCCCACCACCGGTACCAGGTTGGCGTGCCCGTCCAGGGCCACCTTGCCCAGGAGGAGGAGGGCCAGGGTCAGGCCCAGAAGCAGGCCCACGGCGCTTTCCTTGGAGAGGACCCGCCGCCAGTCCCTAAGGTCCAGGTCCCGGGTGGCCAGGGCGCGGATGATGAGGGTGGCCGACTGGTTGCCGGTGTTGCCTCCCGTCCCGATAAGCACCGGCACGTAAAAGGCCAGGGCGGTCAGGGCATCCAACAGGCGCTCAAACCCCTGGAGGATGGAGCTGGTGACCATGCCCGTGAGGATCAGGATCACCAGCCAGCGCACCCGGGCCAGCCACAGGGTCACGGGGGAGGCCTGGCTGTAGACCAGGTCGGGCACGTCCACGGCGGCCAGGCGGTGGATGTCCTCGGTGGCCTCGGCCTCCAGCACGTCCAGCACGTCGTCCACCGTGACGATGCCCGCCAGCTTCCCCTCCTCGTCCACCACCGGCAAGACGGTGAAGTCGTAGTCGGCCATGAGGCGGGCCACCTCTTCCTGGTCGGTGTCGGTGCGGACGTAGACCACCTTGGGGTTCATGATCTCGGCCACCTTGGTCCTGGGGTCGGCCACGATCAGGTCCCGTAGGGAGAGGACCCCCTTGAGGTGGCCCGCCTCGTCCACCACGTAGATGTAGTAGATGGTTTCCGCGTCGGGGGCGGCCCGGCGCAGGAAGCGGAGGACCTCGTCCACGCTCATGCCTTCCCGCACCGCCACGTACTCCGGGGTCATGAGGCCGCCCGCCTCGTCCTCCTCGTACTGGGTAAGCTCCTCCACCTCGGCCCGGGTTTCCGGGTCCAGGGCCTCCTTCAGCCGGCGGTAGAGCTCGGGGTCCTCCTCCTCCACCGCCTGCAGGGCGTCCGCCAGGTCGTCCAGGGAGAGCTCTTCCAGAAGCTCCCGCACCCGCCAAGGAGGCAGGGTTTTCAGGTACTCGGCCTGCTCCTCCGAGGGCAGGTGGGAGAAGACCTCCGCCGCCCGGTCCTTGGGCAAGAGGGTGAGGACCACGTAGCGGTGCTCCCCCTTGAGCTCGTCCCAAAGGGCCAGGAGGTCCTGGGGGTGGGCTTCCCCCAGGAGGGTTTTCAGGGC encodes:
- the queA gene encoding tRNA preQ1(34) S-adenosylmethionine ribosyltransferase-isomerase QueA; the protein is MSLEAYDYPLPPELIAQEGVEPRDLARLMVVHREGPFRAQHARVRDLPLFLRPGDVLVFNESKVIPARLLGQRPTGGKVEVLLVREKAPGLWEALLGPARKAPPGTRLRFLSPKDLRPVADLEAEVVGVEPDGVRLLRFQGDLMAHLEAVGEVPLPPYIKARVPLERYQTVYARRPGSVAAPTAGLHFTPELLERLKAMGVELRFLTLHVGPGTFRPVKGDVEKHEMHAEPFEIPEETALALNRARAEGRRVVAVGTTVVRALESAFREGEGVVPGAGETRLFIRPPYAFRAVDALFTNFHLPRSTLLMLVAAFLGYEKTMAAYRLAVAERYRFYSLGDAMLIL
- a CDS encoding ADP-ribosylglycohydrolase, which gives rise to MKRLRMVVEWSRGSPVRFAWKDGRLLEVGRDRPAPVNYGLLPGLLNPADGEEVDAVFLGPPLPPGTEAEGLVVGLLWLADGDHKLLLAPSLEALAGEDLTPLLSWFPRERAPRVEGPESAQAWLEALQEAQDP
- the mgtE gene encoding magnesium transporter, which encodes MEKALSPLLQALEEGDTLALKTLLGEAHPQDLLALWDELKGEHRYVVLTLLPKDRAAEVFSHLPSEEQAEYLKTLPPWRVRELLEELSLDDLADALQAVEEEDPELYRRLKEALDPETRAEVEELTQYEEDEAGGLMTPEYVAVREGMSVDEVLRFLRRAAPDAETIYYIYVVDEAGHLKGVLSLRDLIVADPRTKVAEIMNPKVVYVRTDTDQEEVARLMADYDFTVLPVVDEEGKLAGIVTVDDVLDVLEAEATEDIHRLAAVDVPDLVYSQASPVTLWLARVRWLVILILTGMVTSSILQGFERLLDALTALAFYVPVLIGTGGNTGNQSATLIIRALATRDLDLRDWRRVLSKESAVGLLLGLTLALLLLGKVALDGHANLVPVVGLALFLIVLFANLVGALLPFALRRLGVDPALLSNPLIATLTDVTGLLIYLSLARFLLNLG